AGGCCTTCAAGATCCGTTCGTAATTGACGCGCTCGTGGGCGGCGTGAGGATCGACGATCAGCAGCCCGTCCGGCGTGGAAAAGACCAGATAGCCCTGAGGCAGCTGGGCGAGATAAAGTTTCCCGTCCGGCGCGGCGCTTTCCGCAGCAGACATGTCGCCAGACGGCGGAACCGAAACGGTCTGACGATAGGAAGCGAAAGGCAGACGTTCGCCGCTCGCCTCCTGCGAACCTCGCGCCGCGAACGCGTTCGGCGACGCGGCGCGGAACACCGGTTCTTCCAGGCGCGAAAACGGATGCGGCTCGCGTTCGGGCAGGCGGCGCCACGCCGTGGAACCGCCCGGCGCCGTCGGCCCGCCGACGGAAAAAGATTCTGCCAGCGCGTCGAACGGAGGCGAAGAAAACGGCATGCGATCGCCGCGCCCACGGATCGGCGCGTCGGAAAATCCCTTGGCAAGACGCTCCGCCGCTTTGCGGATCAGATCGTACACCTCTCCGGAACGGCGGAACAGGATCTCCGACTTCGCCGGATGGACGTTGACGTCCACGTCTTCCGCCGGCAGCGAAAGCATGACCAGCCAGTTGCCGCGCGTCGCCCAGTGGAAACCCTGGATCGCCGAACGGATCACCGCGTCGCTGACGCGGCGGCCGTTCACGAACGAGATCAGCTGGAAGCGGCTCTGCGGCCCCAGATCCTGCCACCACAGCCGCACGGCGGACGCCGCGGCTTCGAAAGCGGAAGCGCGGATCTCGGGTTCGTCGCCCCACATCTGCGCCAGCAATTTCTCGACGCTGCCGCCGCCCGAACTCTTGAAGACGCTCTTGCCGTCGTGGACCAACGAGAACGCGACGGCGGGATAGGCGAACGCGTAGTCCTGGACCAGGCGCGAAATGCGGCGGAACTCCGCCGCGGCCGTCTTGAGGAACTTGCGCCGCGCCGGCAGATTATAGAAAAGATCCTTGACGACCACCGTCGTGCCAGGACGCAGCGGCACCGCCGTGACGCGGGGCACGCCGTTTTCATAGTGCAGCGAAGCGCCTTCGGTCAGTTCGGGGCAACGGCTGTAGATTTCGAAGTGACTGACGGCGCAGACGCTGCTCAGCGCTTCGCCGCGATACCCCAGCGTGGAAATCGCCTCGAGGTCCGCCTCGCTGCTGATCTTGCTGGTGGCGTGTTTTTCCACCGCCAGGGGCAGTTCTTCCGGGACGATGCCGCCGCCGTTGTCCTTCACGGAGATCAGCACCTTGCCGCCCTGCCCCAGTTCCACGTCGATGGCCGTCGCGCCGGCGTCGAGGCTGTTTTCGATCAGTTCCTTGACGACGGAAAGCGGCCGCTCGATCACCTCGCCGGCGGCGATCTTGCGCGAAAGCCCGTCGGGCAGTCGATGAATTCCCATCATTCACACCTCAGCTTTCTGGCCCGCGAGACCAGCCGGTAAATCTGGTCGAGCGCGTCCCGCGGCGTCATCTGATCGGGTTCGAGCGAAGCCACCTCTTCGATGAAAGCGTCACCGGAAAGATCGAACATGCTCACCTGCGCCGACGGCGCAAAACGGTTCGGATCGCCGCGCCCCCCGGCGGTTCGGATTCCAAGCGCTCGAGGATCTCATGAGCGCGTTTGAGCACCACCCGCGGCAGCCCGGCGATGCGGGCGACCTCGATACCGTAGGATCGGTCGGCCGGCCCCGGCTGTATTTTGTGCAGAAAACGCACGCCCTCGTCGGTCTCCTCCACGCCCATACTCAGGTTGAAAAGCCCCGGCATGGTCTTTTCGAGATCCGTCAGTTCGTGATAATGCGTGGCGAAAAGCACGAACGGCTGGACGCCGCAAAGGTTGTGCAGATACTCGATCACGGACCAGGCGATGCTCATGCCGTCGTACGTCGAAGTGCCGCGCCCGATCTCGTCGAGGATGACCTCGCTGCGGGCCGTGACGTTGTGGAGGATGTTCGCGGTCTCCATCATCTCGACCATGAACGTGCTGTTGCCGCGCGCCAGCTCGTCGCGCGCGCCGATGCGGGTGAACAGGCGGTCGGTCAGCGGCAGGCGGGCAGACGCCGCCGGCACGTAGCTGCCGGCCTGCGCCATGATCTGCAAAATCGCGGCCATGCGCAGATACGTCGATTTGCCCGCCATGTTGGGCCCGGTGACGATGGCCGTCCGCCGCGTCAGATCCATTTTCAGGTCGTTCGGGATGCAGGGCTGGCCGCGCAGCGCCCGTTCGACCATCGGATGGCGGCCTTCGCGGATCTCGAGGACCCGCTCTTCGACGACTTCGGGACGGCAGTAGCCGCGTTCCCGCGCCGTGCGCGCGAACGAGTTCAGCACGTCCAGCTGGGACAGTGCGCGGCCGAGCCGCTGAATGGCGTCGGTCCGTTCGAGACAGGCCGCGGTCAGCTCGTCGAAGATACGCTGCTCGATCTCCGCGATCTTGGAATCCGCCTGCAAGCGGCGTTCCTCGTATTCCTTCAGTTCGGGAGAAATGTAGCGCTCGGCGTTGACCAGCGTCTGCTTGCGCACGTACTCCGGCGGGATTTCCGCATTTTCCGCTTTGGCACGGGAAATCTCGATGTAAAATCCGTAAACTTTGTTGTACCCGACTTTCAATTTCGTCAGGCCGATACGTTTTTTTTCCCGCTCCGCAAAGTCGTCGAGCCACGCGTCGCCGCTGTCGCCGAGAGAACGCCATTGATCGAGTTCCTCGTCGCAGCCGGGCGCGGCGATGGCGCCAAAACTCAGGGCGCGCGGCAGTTCCGGCAGCAAGAATCTGTCAAGCCGGGCGCGCAGTCCCTCCAGTTCGCCGGGAGCCGGCAACGCGACCGAACGGCACATTTCGCCCAGCGCCGCGTTGATTTCCGGGTGTACGTCCAGCGTGTCGCGGATCGCGCCGAGATCGCGCGGATTGGCGCTTTTCATGTGCAGGCGCGCGATGGCGCGTTCCACGTCGCGGCATTTCCCCAGCAGCTCGGCCAGAGAACGCGAGACATCTTCGTGGTCGTACAGTTCCTGAACGGAATCCAGGCGTTCGTCGATCCTCTCGATCGAACAGAGCGGACGGGCAAGCCAATCGTGAAGGAGTTTCTTCCCGAACGGCGTGGCGCACTCGTTCATGCACTCGAACAGCGACGCTTCGCCGCCCCAGAGGTCGAGATTGTTCTGCGTATGCCAGTCGAGGTGCATGAACCCCTCCGGCAGGATCTGGGAAATGCTTCTGATGTGGGCCGCCTTCGAGAAACTGGTCTCCTCCGCGTAGCTCACCAGCGCGCTGACGGCGCCGATGCGCGGGTCGCCGCGGCGCAGGCCGAAACCCTCGAGGGAATTGACGTTCCACAGCTGGCACAGCCGCGCCAGTCCGATCTCGGGATCGAAATCTTCCGCCGACATCTCGGAATACGACCAGCCCGGATGGGCTTCGACCTTTTCCCGATAGCCCCGTCCGCGCGGGATCAAAATTTCGCGCGGCGCAAAGGACAGCAGCACCGACCAGGCTTCCTGCGGGGGAAACGTCCCCACCTGCACCGTCGAGGCGCTCGGCGTCAGAAAGCCGACGGTCCACTGGTCATGTCCCAGAAGCAACGAGGCCAGCGACGAGTTGACGGGGCCTTCCTCAGGGATGAAAGTCCCCGGCGTCAGGATCTTGACGACCTCCCGTTCCACCAGCGTGCGTCCGTCGGGCGGCGTCATCTGTTCGCAGACGGCGATCTTGTAACCCTTTTCGATCAGGCGCGCGGCGTATTGATCCACCGCGTGGTGCGGCACGCCGGCCATCGGCATGTTCCTGTTCGAGTCGCGCGCGGTCAGGGCGATGTCGAGTTCGCGCGAGACGAGCTTGGCGTCGTCGAAGAAACACTCGAAGAAATCCCCCATGCGGAAAAAGAGCACGCAGTCGGGATATTTGTTTTTCCAATAAAAGTACTGTTCCAGCATCGGCGTCATCTTGGCGGGTATTTGCTGGACGGGCGCTTTGGGTTCCGTCATCTAAAATCGGTCAGCTCCTTTCGCATCCATATAGCTTTGCAGGATCACCGCGGCGGCGATCTTGTCGACGGACTGTTTGCGCTTGCGGCGCGACACGTTGCCTTCGAGCAGGTAGCCCGTGGCGGTGCAGGTGCTGTAACGCTCGTCCCAATATTTCACGGCGATCATGGGAAAGCGCCGCTGGATCGCCTTCACCACGTCCTGCACGCGCTGCGCCGAGGGGCCGATCGTCCCGTCTTCGCGGATCGGCAGCCCGACGAGCAGACAGCCTGTGTCGTAACGCTCGAAAGCGCGCTCCAGCTCGTCCATCCAAGGCCCCTCCGCTTTCCAGACAGCGATCCCCTGAGCGAACATGCCCAGGGGATCGCTGACTGCCACGCCGATCCTCACAGTTCCGACGTCGAGGCAGATAATTCGGGGCATCGTCAAGCTCCGATGAATTTCGCAACGAGATCGACCGCGGCGGCGATCGCCGCGTCGATTTTGGCCGGCTCTTTGCCGCCGGCCTGCGCCATGTTCGGACGGCCGCCGCCGCTTCCGCCGACCAAAGCGGCCAATTCCTTGACGATCTTGCCGGCGTGGAGTTTTTTCTTTTGCGCTTCCTCGCCGAGCATGCAGAGGATCTGCACTTTGTCCTCCGCCGCTTTGGAGAAGACCACGAATACGGCTTTGGGATCGCCGTCCTTGAACTTGTCGCCGGATTCGCGCAACAGCTCCATGTCCTGTCCGTCCACGCGACCGATATAAAGGTTGACGGCGCCGCCGGCAAGCGCCTTTTTCGCGATCAGTCCGTCGATGCTGCCGGCAAGTCTGGCGCGGGACATCCCGTCGATCTGGCGTTTGAGTTCCTTGATCTCCTCTTCCATGCCCCTGACCTTTTCGATCAGCAGCGGCCGTTTGACGGCCAGGCGCGCGGAAAGTTCGTCGGCGGTGCGGCTCAGTTCCTGAAGCAGGCGCACCGTGGTCATGCCCGTCACCGCCGTGATGCGGCGGATGCCGGAGCCGATGCTCTCTTCGCTGACGATCTTCAGAGAACCGATCGTGCCCGAGGACGAAACGTGAGTGCCGCCGCACAGCTCGCTGGAGAAATCGCCGACGGAGACGACGCGCACGGTCTGGCCGTATTTCTCTTCGAACAGCGCCTTGGCGCCGCTGGCTTTGGCCGCTTCGAGATCCGTCACGACGGTGGTGACCGGCCGGTCGGTCAGGATCGTCGCGTTGGCGAGCGTCTCGATCTCCTCGAGCTGTTCGTGGCTCGGCGCTTCGTAATGGGTGTAGTCGAAGCGCAGGAAGCGGTCGGACACGAGCGAACCGTTCTGGCGCACGTGCCCGCCCAGCACCTTGCCGAGCACGGCGTGCAGGATGTGCGTGGCCGTATGGTTGCGGGCGACGGCAAGATGCCGGTCCGCGTCGACCTGCGCGAGGACGCTCTGACCGACGCGAAGCGTCCCTTTGGTGACGGCGACTGTCTGCATGTTCAGCTCGCCGAAGGGGTGCGTGCTGTCCTTCACGACCGCGAGAACGCCGTCGCCCTTGATCAGCCCCGTGTCGCCGATCTGGCCGCCGCGCTCGGCGTAAAACGGCGAACTTTCGAGGAGGACCATGCCCTCCTCGCCTTCGCCGAGAGCGTCGACTTTCCGTCCCTCCCTGACGAGCGCGCGGACCTTTGTATTGCATTCGCTCTTTTCGTAGCCGACGAAATCCGTGGCGCCGAATTCGTTGGCCAGAGCGTTGAACACGTTCCCCTTGATGACGTTGTTGGCGATCTGCTTGCTGGAGCTGCGGGCGCGCTCGCGCTGCTGCTCCATCTCCTTTTTGAACTCCTCTTCGTCGACCGACACGCCGCGCTCGGCGCAGATCTCGCGAGTCAATTCCAGAGGGAAACCGAACGTATCGTACAGCTGGAAGGCCGCCGCGCCGCTGAGAGTCTTTCCGGCGCTTTCGAGCGCCGCTTTGACTTCGGCGTCGAGCAGCTCGCTGCCCTGGCGGATCGTTTTGCCGAAGCCGTTCTCCTCGATCTCGACGATCTTCTCGATGGTGAGCCGGTTTTCCCCGAGTTCGGCGTAGGGATCGCCCATCAGTTCGATCACGGCGGGAATCACGTCGTTGATGAACGGCTTGTTGATGCCGATCAGGCGTCCGTAGCGGGCGGCGCGGCGGATCAGACGGCGCAGCACGTAGCCCTGGCCGTCGTTGGCCGGCAGAATGCCGTCGGCGATCATGAAGCAGACGGCGCGGACATGGTCGGAGATGACCTTCAGCGCCAGATCGCTCTGACCGTTCTCGCCGTACCTGACGCCGGCGATATCGCCGGCTTTTTTCATGAGCGGCGTGAAGAGATCCGTCTCGAAGTCGTTGCGCACGCCCTGGATCAGCGAGGCAAGGCGCTCGAGCCCCATGCCGGTGTCGATGTTCTTGCGGGGCAGCGGCTTGAAGCTGCCGTCGGCCTGCCGGTCGTACTGCGTGAAGACGTGGTTCCAGATCTCGAGAAAACGATCGCAGTCGCAGCCGGGATGGCAGTCGGGACCGCAGGAAAATTCTTCTCCCTGATCGTAGAGGATCTCGGAATCGGGGCCGCACGGTCCCTGCGGCCCCATGAACCAGAAGTTCTCGTCTTCGCCGTTGAGGACGAGATGGGATTCGGGCATGCCGATCTCCTTGGTCCAGATGTCGAAGGCCTCCTGATCGTCCTTGTAGATCGTCGCGTACATACGGCCGCCGTCGAGTCCAAGAACCTGCGTGAGGAACTCCCAGCCCCAGGTCAGCGACTCGCGCTTGAAATAGCCGCCCCAGGAGAAATTGCCCAGCATTTCGAAAAACGTGTGATGCCGCGCGGTATGGCCGACGTTCTCGATGTCGTTGGTGCGCACGCACTTCTGCGAGGTCACGGCGCGGGCGTATTCCGGCTCCTCGAGGCCGAGATAATACTTCTTGAAAGGCACCATGCCGGCGATGGTGAACAGAAGCGAGGGATCGTCGGGCACGAGCGAAAAGCTCTTGTAATGGTGAGCCCCTTTCGATTCCCAGAAATTTACGAACAACTGACGGATTTCCTTACCGCTGCGATACTGCACGGATGTTCCCTCCTGCACATTTTTAAGAGAAATAATGACGGCGGCGCGAGCTGCCGGAGATTCTTCAAGATTTTGCAGCCAGCAGCCAGGCGCGCTGCGCCGAACTGGCCGCGCGGATTTCCCGCTCGGGACGGGGGACGAACGCCCGATCCCTGACGATCCAGCCGCCCCCGCAGAGAACGTGTTTGACGTCGCCGGAACCGCCGGCGTACACGACGTAGCTGGACATGTTTTCCTCATCGGCGCCGAGATAATGGAGCGCCGTCAGGTCGACGGCCGTCAGATCGGCCGCCCAGCCCTCGGCGAGCCGCCCCACTCTTTCGTAACCGAACGCCCGCGCCCCCTGATACGTCGCGCAGTCGATCAGCTGCCGCGAGGAAACGGCCAGCGGATCGCGGCCGACGCCCTTGTGGATCAGCGAAGCGAGCCGCATCTCGTCCCACAGATCGAGACGGTTGTTGCTGGCGGCGCCGTCGGTCCCCAGCGCCACGTGAACGCCTTTCTCCAGCATGGCCGGAACCGGCGCCACGCCGCTGCCAAGCTTGAGATTGGACGCCGGACAATGCGCCACGGTGATGTTGTCGTGAGCGGCCAGATAGTCGAGCTCGTCTTCCCTGAACTGCACGCCGTGCGCAAGGACCAGGCGCGGTACGGCGGCGAGGCCGGTCTTTTCGAGATATTCGACGGGCGTCATTTTCAGCGTGTCGGAGAGGTAGCCGCGCTCCCATTCCGCCTCGAGGAAATGCGTCTGCAAGGGCAGATTTTTTCTTTTCGCCTCGGCGGCGCATTCGCTGACGAACTCGAACGGCACGGTGTACGGCGCGTGCGGATCGATGCTGTTGATGATCCGCGGCCCCCGCATCTCCGCAAAATCGCGGTAAAGCGTCTGTTTGAAGCGGGCCGGATCGCGCACGACGCCGACGGAAACGGAACAGCGCATGCCCAGCTCGTTCACGGCGCGGGCGACCTGATCCATATGGTAGTACATGTCGGTAAAGCCGGTCACGCCGCACGTGGCCATCTCGCACATGGCCTGAACGGCGCCGGCGTAGACCACTTCGTCGGTCAAATGCTCTTCCAGCGGCCAGATCTTCTGTTCCAGCCACTCCATCAGCGGGCGCTCTTCGCCGAGCCCGCGCAGCAGCGTCATCGCCGCGTGGCAATGAGCGTTGAAAAAGCCCGGCAAAAGGAGCGTTTCGCCTTTGCCGTCTATCACTTCGCATTTTTCGCCGCTCAACGACCCCGGGGCGGCGATTTTTTTTATGCGTTCCCCCTCGACGAGCAGATCGGCGCGCACAGCGCGCTCCATCGTGCCGTCGAGAAGATAAACGTTGCGGAACAGGATCGCCATTTTAGTCTTCGCGCCAGTCGGCCATATAGGCGCGCTGTTCGTCGGTCATACGCTCGAGGGACAGTCCCATGGAAGCGAGCTTCGTCTCCATGACCGCCGCGTCGATCTCCGCCGGCACGTCCATCAGCCCGGCCTTGAGCGCGCGGCCGTGTTCGTTCACGTAGAGAGCGGATTCGAGCTGGAGCGCGAAGCTGAGATCCATGATCTCGATCGGATGTCCGTCGCCGCAGGCCAGATTGACCAGGCGTCCTTCGCCGAGCAGATTGAGACGGCGCCCGTCGGGCATCGTAAAAGTCTCTATGTTCGTCCGCGCCGATTCGCGCCTGACGGCCAGCGCCGCCAGCTCCTGCTTGTCGATCTCGACGTCGAAATGTCCGGCGTTGCCCATGATCGCGTTGTCCTTCATGAGCCGGAAATGTTCCGCCCTGATCACGTGCGTGTTGCCGGTGAACGTGAGGAAAATATCTCCCAGCGGCGCCGCCTGGGCCATGGTCATCAGCTCGTTGCCGTCCATGACCGCTTCGAACGCGCGGTGCGGATCCAGCTCGGTGACGACGACGCGGGCGCCGAGCGCGCGGGCGCGCATGGCCGCGCCGCGGCCGCACCAGCCGTAACCGGCGATGACCACGGTCTTGCCCGCCACGAGGATGTTGGTCGTGCGCATGAAGCCGTCCCACACCGACTGCCCGGTGCCGTAGCGGTTGTCGAAAAGATATTTGCTGTGAGCGTCGTTCACGGAAATCACCGGAAATGGCAGGATCCCCTGCCGTTCCATGGCCTTCAGGCGCTTGACGCCGGAGGTCGTTTCCTCGGAAGCGCCCTTGACGGCGGGGATCAAATCCTTCATGTCGGAAAGGACCGTCGCCACCAGATCGGCGCCGTCGTCGGCGATGACGGCGGGACCGAAAGCCAGCGTATCGCGCAGATAGCGGCGATACTCTTCGCCGCTCATGGCGTGGCGGCTGAACACGGAAACGCCCGAATCGACGAGAGCGGCGCAAATATCGTCCTGCGTGGAAAGCGGATTGCTGCCGGCCGCGCGGACTTCGGCGCCCAGCTCTTTGAACGTCCGCAGCAGGCAGGCGGTTTTCGCTTCCAGGTGAAGACAGGCTGAAAGTTTCACGCCTTTCAGCGGCTGCGAAGCGGCGTAACGCGATTTCAGGGCGTTGAGCACCGGCATGGAGCGCCACGCCCAGTCCATCTTGGCATGGCCGCCCGGAGCGAGAGAACGATCGGCGATTTTATAATCCATCATGAATTCTCCTTCACTGTATATGCGCATCTTTTCCGTTCACGCCGCGCGGCTCCACGGAATCCACGCGCCCTTTCACGTCGCCGTCGAGCGTCTGCACGACGATGGCGTCGCCGCACCGCACCTGGACGCTGGAGAGCAGCGGTCTGCCGCCGCTCATGACCAGGCTGTAGCCGCGACGCGCCAGAAGCGCGGGCGAGAGATTCCTCAGAGAACGCTCGTATCCGTCGAGCTGCCCTTGCCTCTGTCGAAGTTCGGCGCGCGCGTGGAACGTCGTTTTTTCGTCGAGATCGTCAAGACGCTGCGCCGCGTTTTCCAGCAGACGCCCCAGAAAATTCCTCATGTTTTCCTCACGGCTGGCAAGCATCTGCCTTTCATTGCGCAGGCCGTGGTCTGCGTGCATATGAAGAAGACGCGCGCATTCCGCCAGGCCGCCCAACTCCCGCATACGATCGGGGAACACCGACGCGGCGGCGGCCGTCGGCGTCGGTTCGCGCCGGTCGGCGGCCAGATTGCACAGCGACCAGTCGACTTCGTGCCCCACGCCGCACACGACGGGGACGGGACAGCGGGCGACTTCCCGCACCAGCTCCTCGTCGTCGAACGGATTGAGATCCTCCTTGGCGCCGCCGCCGCGCACCAGAAGCACGACCTCTACCCCCGCCAGAGCCGAAACCCGTCTCATCGCCGCGGCGGCGCTTTCGGCCGCACGGACGCCCTGCACGAGACAAGGAACGACGATCAGCTCGGCGGCGGGGAAACGGGTGCGGAACTGCCGGATCACGTCCTGAACGGCAGCCCCCGTGTCGGAGGTGACGCAGGCCGCGCGCCGCGGATAACGCGGCAGGGAGCGTTTGCGCGCGGGAGCGAAAAGCCCTTCCTTTTCCAGTTTGAGACGGAGCTCCTCTTTGGCTCTCGCGGCCGCGCCCAATCCGAGCGGATATATTTTACGCGCATAGATCTGCACGGCGCCGCGCGCCTCATAAAGCCGCACGCTGCCCGAAACCACGACGCGATCGCCGACCGCCGGCCAGAGGAGCGTCCCCGCCGCGTCGCCGCGGAACATCACGCAGGGCATCGAAGCGTTCTGCCCTTTCAGGACGAAATAAACGTGCCCGGAGACGTGACGTTTGAAATCGGTCAGTTCGCCTTCGACAACGAGATGGGCGAGCGTCTCGTCGTAGTCGAGCAGATTTTTTACCCGCAGAGCGACCTCGTCTACGGTCAGAGGCGCGGCGTCTTTTTTGACGCGAACGGGACCGTAACGGATCATAACAGAGAAAGGCCCTTGACGATACGAGACAGGACGCCGTTGACGAAACGAGGCGAATCGTCGCTGCCGTACTCTTTGGCCAGCAGCACGGCTTCGCTGAGCGCGACGCCGACCGGGACTTTTTTCGCGATCACGGCCTCGTACAGCGCCAGGCGGATGATCGTGCGGTCCACCAGGCTCATGCGCTCGGTCTTCCATTCGGTCGAGTACGTTCCGATCAAGGCGTCGATCTCAGCAAGGGCGCCGCGCACGGAACAGGCGCGCTCGCAGGATCGGCGATAGGCCGCCAAGGGAACCCGCGATACCCCGATTTCCTCGTCGGCGCCGGCTTCCCCGCTTTCAGCTTCAGCGCCGTTTTCCGCCGCGGCTTCCGGCTCGACGAAAAGCTCTTCCAGAAACGCTTCGATCTCACGCTGGTCAAGCTTCTTTCCGCCCAGAGAATCCAGCGCGCACAGAATTTGGAAAAGGCGCACCCGCGCCGCATGAAGCGATTCCTGTATGTTGTCTTTATTCGTCACCATTGGGGACCTCTTTTCAAAAAGGGCAAAAGATTCTGCAGCTTGGCCCAGCCTCCGCCGGAAATAAGCCACGACGAAAGCAGCCACGTGCCGCATCCTAAACCGACGTAAACGGCAAAGCCTCCCCACGAAAGGGCAAAAAAGGCAAACACGCCGCAGGCGCAGTTGATCCAGAACGCAGGCTGCCCGCAGAGAGAATGCTCCAGGTAGGGCGACTCGGCGAGAAAGCGGCTCTGTCTGATCCACTGCAATCTGGGCAGCTCCATCCCCATGGCGCGCAGGTCCTCGGTGATGGCCTTGGCGCGGCGCATATCGTCCTCGCGGCTCCAGAACTCGCGCTTGTCGTTGATCACGACAAGACACAAACGATCGTGCGCGCGCAGTCTGACCGCGCTGCACTGGACTCCCTGGGGAAGATGGCGGGAAACGAGAGAGAGCACCGCCTGCGTATCCACTTTGATAAATCCATAGGGCGTACGCCCAAAATCCTGATACGTCGCGCATGCCTCCTTTCTCTACGACAGCAGCCGGCCCGAAGACGAGCCGGCTGTTATGTTACTCTCCGGCAGTGGTCACCGCTGCCTTTGCTCCAGTTTCTCCCGTTCCTTGCTCTTCTTTTGGGGCCTGTTCGCCGAAATAAACTCCCTGGACAAAAATGTTCACGGCCTTGACTTCGTAGCCGGTCGAACTCTCCAGCTCCTTTTTCAGGAATTCCTGCAAATCCCAAGCCACGTCCGGAATACGAAGCCCGTAGCGAACGAGGACGTAGGCGTCGACGGAGATCTGCGACTGCGTCCCTTCTTCGAGCGAAACGCGCACGCCCTCGGGATTTTTTCGTCCCAGTCCCAGCACCGACATGCCGGCGTTCGCCGGCACCACCGAGGAAACCCGCGCCAGCGCCCGACGGGCGATTTCCTGAACGACGTCTTCGGAGATGTGGAGCAGGCCGTCGGTCGACTTCGGGTCCTCCTCGCGGGCTTCCTCTACGGCGCGTTCCAGGTCGAAATCGGATTTGTAGAGCGGCTCGGACGTCTGGTCCAGCTCGTCAATCGGCGTCATGATCCTCCGCCTCTAAATCCACGTCGACCTTTTCCCCGCAGTCGGGACACTCAACGCAGTGATCGTCGGGGGAAAGCATGGACGTTTGGCAGTAAAAATGCAGGCCGCAGGACGGACAGGCGACTTCCGTGTAATCGTCTTCGAGAGACGCTTCGTCTTCGTCGAGTTCTTCGTCGATGCCCAGACGCGATTCGACGTCGGACAGATCGGCGTCGAGCTCGCCGCAGATCGAATAGAGGTCGTCAGCCGCGCTCCGCTGCTCCTCCAGCTGTTTTTTCAGCTCGCCGTTCTCGTCCGCCAACGCCTCCAGCGCCTCGACGACGGCATTAAAGAGAGAAAGCGCGAGCTTGTCTTCCGGCTTGCCGGCGTCGAGAAGTCCCTTGACATAGGCGATCTTTTCACGTGCGCTCATTGCGGATCTCTCCTTTGTGAAAAACAGGTTCGAAACAGTCTTTCCGTACAGGCTGAAAGACGCAGTTTCCAGTTCTTCTTAAATAAAATATAAAATGTTCCACGTGGAACACTTCAATTATTTTTTCACTCGTTCGACGTATTCGCCGGTGCGGGTGTCGACGACGACGCTCTCGCCGTTCATGACGAACATCGGCACCGTGATGACCAAGCCCGTCTCCATCGTGGCCGGCTTGCCGCCGCCGGCGGCCGTGTCGCCCTTGAAGTTCGGCTGCGTGTCGACGATCTTCAGCACCACGCTGTTGGGCAGCGTGATCCCCATGACCTTGCCCTCGTACATGTCGAGACTGACTTCGAGATTGTCCGTCAGATAATTGAGCGCCGGACCGAGAGCTTCCTTGGTCAGATAGACTTCCTCGTAGCTTTCCATGTCCATGAAGACGTAGTGGTCGCCGTCTTTGTAGCTGTACTGAGCGGGTTTCTCGTCAAAGACGATGCGTTCGAATTTATCGTTGCCGGACACGAAGCTGTTTTCGGAAATGCTGCCCGTGTCGAGATTGCGCAGTTTGCATTTGAGCACGGCGCCGCCGCGCCCCTTCATGTGATGCTGACAGTCCACCACTTCCCACAGACCGCCCTGCCATTTCAGTTTCATGCCAGGGTAAAATTTACTCGTATCGACGATATCAGCCATTTGTTACGTACCCTCCCGAGAATCTGTTTCTCTGCCGCGAATGCAGACAGCCATGACGTTTAATTCTAATGTGTTTTCACTCCATTTGCAAGAGCGTGTGTCGTCGTTCAACGATAATGCCGCGCGTAAGCTCCGACGGCGGACGATTCCGCCGGGACGCACCGGGGGCCGTTCATAAAAGGGAAGCGGGCCCGTGGAAGCGCGCAGGCCCGCTTGGGAGCGCCCATGAAGGCGCGGCGTTATGGAAAAACAAAAAAA
This sequence is a window from Pyramidobacter sp. YE332. Protein-coding genes within it:
- the alaS gene encoding alanine--tRNA ligase; translated protein: MQYRSGKEIRQLFVNFWESKGAHHYKSFSLVPDDPSLLFTIAGMVPFKKYYLGLEEPEYARAVTSQKCVRTNDIENVGHTARHHTFFEMLGNFSWGGYFKRESLTWGWEFLTQVLGLDGGRMYATIYKDDQEAFDIWTKEIGMPESHLVLNGEDENFWFMGPQGPCGPDSEILYDQGEEFSCGPDCHPGCDCDRFLEIWNHVFTQYDRQADGSFKPLPRKNIDTGMGLERLASLIQGVRNDFETDLFTPLMKKAGDIAGVRYGENGQSDLALKVISDHVRAVCFMIADGILPANDGQGYVLRRLIRRAARYGRLIGINKPFINDVIPAVIELMGDPYAELGENRLTIEKIVEIEENGFGKTIRQGSELLDAEVKAALESAGKTLSGAAAFQLYDTFGFPLELTREICAERGVSVDEEEFKKEMEQQRERARSSSKQIANNVIKGNVFNALANEFGATDFVGYEKSECNTKVRALVREGRKVDALGEGEEGMVLLESSPFYAERGGQIGDTGLIKGDGVLAVVKDSTHPFGELNMQTVAVTKGTLRVGQSVLAQVDADRHLAVARNHTATHILHAVLGKVLGGHVRQNGSLVSDRFLRFDYTHYEAPSHEQLEEIETLANATILTDRPVTTVVTDLEAAKASGAKALFEEKYGQTVRVVSVGDFSSELCGGTHVSSSGTIGSLKIVSEESIGSGIRRITAVTGMTTVRLLQELSRTADELSARLAVKRPLLIEKVRGMEEEIKELKRQIDGMSRARLAGSIDGLIAKKALAGGAVNLYIGRVDGQDMELLRESGDKFKDGDPKAVFVVFSKAAEDKVQILCMLGEEAQKKKLHAGKIVKELAALVGGSGGGRPNMAQAGGKEPAKIDAAIAAAVDLVAKFIGA
- a CDS encoding amidohydrolase, producing MAILFRNVYLLDGTMERAVRADLLVEGERIKKIAAPGSLSGEKCEVIDGKGETLLLPGFFNAHCHAAMTLLRGLGEERPLMEWLEQKIWPLEEHLTDEVVYAGAVQAMCEMATCGVTGFTDMYYHMDQVARAVNELGMRCSVSVGVVRDPARFKQTLYRDFAEMRGPRIINSIDPHAPYTVPFEFVSECAAEAKRKNLPLQTHFLEAEWERGYLSDTLKMTPVEYLEKTGLAAVPRLVLAHGVQFREDELDYLAAHDNITVAHCPASNLKLGSGVAPVPAMLEKGVHVALGTDGAASNNRLDLWDEMRLASLIHKGVGRDPLAVSSRQLIDCATYQGARAFGYERVGRLAEGWAADLTAVDLTALHYLGADEENMSSYVVYAGGSGDVKHVLCGGGWIVRDRAFVPRPEREIRAASSAQRAWLLAAKS
- a CDS encoding adenosylhomocysteinase, which translates into the protein MDYKIADRSLAPGGHAKMDWAWRSMPVLNALKSRYAASQPLKGVKLSACLHLEAKTACLLRTFKELGAEVRAAGSNPLSTQDDICAALVDSGVSVFSRHAMSGEEYRRYLRDTLAFGPAVIADDGADLVATVLSDMKDLIPAVKGASEETTSGVKRLKAMERQGILPFPVISVNDAHSKYLFDNRYGTGQSVWDGFMRTTNILVAGKTVVIAGYGWCGRGAAMRARALGARVVVTELDPHRAFEAVMDGNELMTMAQAAPLGDIFLTFTGNTHVIRAEHFRLMKDNAIMGNAGHFDVEIDKQELAALAVRRESARTNIETFTMPDGRRLNLLGEGRLVNLACGDGHPIEIMDLSFALQLESALYVNEHGRALKAGLMDVPAEIDAAVMETKLASMGLSLERMTDEQRAYMADWRED